Proteins from one Fibrobacter sp. UWB10 genomic window:
- a CDS encoding glycosyltransferase, with product MADKKKILFWPDVYKEQGHWLPTLAWADRLNSIKNSNSEKVFDVEYMGIADCEELITSYNKKNGTDFKYSNIFYVPEDTKESIYPPGYTNEFRTTPENRWKTDHIWALAYAGFDNHENIVKAGAPEDSVIYKNAIEFRERWNDIKPDLMVSGYFTALEALIIYYHHQFASDVFTSKTKFALSTTYLRHPSDNPAAHALQNLMAFTPDEQRKLINMVAKDLCDPDDYMVDHGITLEKFVEPLKSFPEYIPCPQQFDYAHYSHGGLVSYGEPCITKELEGIEDDSSGILWDDILSKDKIIYVTAGSQVLDYAESALSLFMSMINAMQSSDMKDYHLILCVGSTLIQNHWEEYDNVTVCGWAPQRQILETIAAKEDKSSCAIIHGGLATIKECIYYEVPFLVLPLGKDQMDNALRLEDCGIKNRFHIEYVKPKCLRYFINQILQDYTSLLNLKKLSGLFRMMEAKHPTVWNIAQYALKESK from the coding sequence ATGGCTGACAAGAAAAAAATCCTCTTCTGGCCCGATGTCTATAAAGAACAGGGCCACTGGCTTCCAACCCTCGCATGGGCTGATCGCTTGAATTCAATAAAAAATAGCAATAGTGAAAAGGTATTTGATGTTGAATACATGGGTATTGCCGATTGCGAAGAATTAATTACTTCTTACAACAAGAAGAATGGAACAGATTTTAAATACAGTAATATCTTCTATGTTCCCGAAGACACGAAAGAGTCCATCTATCCTCCTGGCTATACAAATGAGTTTCGGACAACTCCTGAAAATAGGTGGAAAACAGACCATATATGGGCACTTGCATATGCAGGATTTGATAATCATGAAAACATCGTTAAGGCCGGAGCCCCAGAAGATTCGGTCATATACAAGAATGCCATTGAATTTAGAGAAAGATGGAATGATATTAAACCAGATTTAATGGTTTCTGGGTATTTTACAGCATTAGAGGCGTTAATTATCTATTATCATCATCAATTTGCTTCGGATGTTTTTACCAGCAAAACAAAGTTTGCTCTATCTACAACATATCTTAGACATCCTAGTGATAACCCTGCCGCGCACGCTTTGCAAAATTTGATGGCGTTTACACCAGATGAGCAAAGAAAATTGATAAACATGGTGGCGAAGGATTTGTGCGATCCCGATGACTATATGGTTGATCACGGAATTACGCTTGAAAAATTTGTTGAGCCGCTAAAGAGTTTTCCTGAATATATTCCATGTCCGCAGCAATTTGATTATGCTCATTATTCTCATGGCGGATTGGTGTCGTATGGAGAGCCCTGCATTACCAAGGAACTGGAAGGTATAGAGGATGATTCCTCGGGAATTCTGTGGGATGACATTCTAAGCAAGGATAAAATTATATATGTAACGGCTGGTTCACAGGTGCTGGATTATGCGGAAAGTGCGTTGTCGTTGTTTATGTCCATGATTAACGCAATGCAGTCTTCGGATATGAAGGACTACCATCTGATTCTGTGTGTTGGCTCGACACTTATTCAAAATCATTGGGAAGAATATGACAATGTAACAGTTTGTGGTTGGGCTCCACAAAGACAAATTCTTGAGACCATTGCTGCAAAAGAAGATAAAAGCAGTTGTGCCATTATTCATGGTGGTCTTGCTACAATCAAGGAATGTATATACTATGAAGTTCCGTTCCTTGTGCTGCCGCTGGGAAAAGACCAAATGGACAACGCCTTGAGATTGGAAGACTGCGGTATAAAAAATAGATTTCATATAGAATATGTAAAGCCCAAATGCTTGCGTTATTTTATCAACCAGATTTTGCAAGATTACACATCTTTACTGAACTTGAAAAAATTAAGTGGCCTTTTCCGCATGATGGAAGCGAAACACCCGACAGTATGGAACATTGCTCAATATGCGCTAAAAGAATCGAAGTAA